The following proteins come from a genomic window of Liolophura sinensis isolate JHLJ2023 chromosome 13, CUHK_Ljap_v2, whole genome shotgun sequence:
- the LOC135480228 gene encoding ral guanine nucleotide dissociation stimulator-like 1 isoform X2 gives MDAVRQNSTEDVKDANRFWREEREEGAIYDTYLKKVTYRTISEHDEESKTFSHLMWETQKVRTIRAGTLEKLVESFSTASGEMDSAYVNVFLATYRTFASANQVLAHLIDRYNIVKTQFEQDDKNEVLESQVKTIKSVLSVWLDTYPEDFRTPPNYECLETLLRFAEESVPDNDLAIKAQHKLDRFLKETDETGDFISTIIPVPTIESLVINTKHDKPLTFLKIKNQTFAEQLTLRDAELFMRVVPHHCLGAIWSRRNKKGRSEVNSVSATIDQFNGVSLRVISTVLQSHDLKPAQRAKIIQKWIDIAQDLREIKNFSSLKAIISGLQAHPVYRLHRVWMVVSKETKAIFDELSDIFSDENNQITSRELLMKEATAKFPDLNTGSNTLRKKKSLQKRQSWIENGIVHGTIPYLGTFLTDLTMVDTAIPDYTDEGLINFDKHRKEFEVLAQIKLLQSAAQVYNLTVDTAFWLWFDSVQVFSDHECWELSHGIEAPSELSAKIRKKSASLGHKPRGDVNFHTGMLCTFSSQEEKISVNSMSDSALSTSTGQQLSPSSSVSSLLSSDSDIPSSPFRMADMCVIKATLELDNKPTAHIYKSIMLHNTDHTNSVVQKVLEKYDIQCREGEYYLSQVMPDGEWLLPQSANVFYAMNSLADLKFVLRNKEQQDEYEKRKKKGRKNLKLSL, from the exons GAAGATGTGAAGGATGCAAACAGGTTCTGGCGAGAAGAAAGGGAAGAGGGGGCTATTTATGACACATACCTGAAGAAGGTCACATATCGTACTATATCTGAG CACGATGAGGAATCTAAGACCTTCTCTCACCTCATGTGGGAGACTCAGAAAGTACGGACAATCAGGGCAGGGACGCTGGAGAAGCTGGTGGAGAGTTTCAGCACTGCCAGTGGCGAAATGGACTCTGCCTATGTAAATGTCTTCTTGGCCACTTATAGGACGTTTGCTTCAGCCAATCAGGTGTTAGCACATCTCATAGACAG GTATAACATAGTCAAGACACAATTTGAGCAGGACGATAAGAATGAAGTTTTGGAGTCACAAGTCAA AACAATCAAGTCAGTGCTGTCTGTTTGGCTGGACACGTACCCAGAAGATTTCCGCACGCCACCAAATTATGAATGCCTTGAGACGCTCCTGAGGTTCGCAGAAGAGAGCGTGCCTGACAACGACCTGGCCATTAAAGCTCAGCACAAACTGGACAGGTTCCTCAAGGAGACTGATGAGACAG gagaTTTCATCAGCACCATCATTCCTGTGCCGACAATAGAGAGTCTTGTCATCAACACAAAGCAtgacaaaccactgacatttcTCAAAATCAAAAACCAAACTTTTGCCGAGCAGCTCACCTTGAGAGATGCG GAGCTTTTTATGCGTGTGGTGCCTCACCACTGCCTGGGTGCTATCTGGTCCCGACGGAATAAGAAAGGTCGTTCAGAGGTGAACAGCGTCTCAGCCACAATCGATCAGTTCAACGGTGTCTCATTACGGGTGATTTCTACAGTCTTACAAAGCCACGATCTCAAACCTGCTCAACGTGCCAAAATCATCCAGAAGTGGATAGATATTGCGCAA GATTTACGGGAAATAAAGAACTTCTCCTCCCTGAAGGCCATAATATCGGGGTTACAAGCTCACCCTGTGTATAGATTGCATCGTGTATGGATGGTTGTGTCCAA agaAACCAAAGCAATATTTGATGAGCTGTCTgatattttttctgatgaaaataatcaaataactTCAAGGGAACTTCTAATGAAG GAAGCCACAGCCAAGTTTCCTGATCTCAATACAGGCTCTAATACTTTGAGGAAGAAGAAAAGTTTACAGAAACGACAGTCCTGGATTGAAAAT GGTATTGTACACGGCACCATCCCATACCTGGGCACTTTTCTCACTGACTTGACAATGGTAGACACAGCCATCCCTGACTACACAGACGAAGGTCTCATTAACTTTGATAAACACCGGAAAGAGTTTGAGGTGTTAGCTCAGATCAAGCTCCTCCAGTCAGCTGCTCAGGTTTATAACCTCACAGTTGACACTGCCTTCTGGTTGTGGTTTGACAGCGTCCAGGTCTTCAGTGATCATGAGTG CTGGGAGTTATCACATGGGATAGAAGCCCCATCAGAGCTTAGTGCTAAGATCAGGAAGAAATCTGCCAG CCTGGGTCACAAACCGCGAGGGGATGTGAATTTCCACACGGGAATGTTGTGTACGTTTTCTAGTCAAGAGGAGAAGATCAGTGTCAATAGTATGTCTGACTCAGCCCTGTCCACATCTACAGGGCAACAG TTGTCACCATCATCCTCAGTCTCATCCCTCCTGTCCAGCGACAGTGATATCCCGTCCTCGCCGTTCAGAATGGCCGACATGTGTGTCATCAAGGCCACGCTGGAGCTGGACAACAAACCTACAGCTCACATCTACAAGAGTATTATG CTTCACAACACAGATCACACAAACAGTGTGGTTCAAAAGGTGCTAGAGAAATATGACATACAGTGTCGTGAAGGGGAATACTATCTATCCCAAGTCATGCCAGACGGGG AATGGCTCCTTCCCCAGTCAGCTaatgtgttttatgccatgaaCAGTTTGGCTGATCTCAAGTTTGTGCTCCGAAACAAGGAACAGCAAGATGAGTATGAGAAGAGAAAGAAGAAAGGGCGAAAAAATCTCAAACTGAGTTTATGA
- the LOC135480228 gene encoding ral guanine nucleotide dissociation stimulator-like 1 isoform X1 has product MDAVRQNSTEDVKDANRFWREEREEGAIYDTYLKKVTYRTISEHDEESKTFSHLMWETQKVRTIRAGTLEKLVESFSTASGEMDSAYVNVFLATYRTFASANQVLAHLIDRYNIVKTQFEQDDKNEVLESQVKTIKSVLSVWLDTYPEDFRTPPNYECLETLLRFAEESVPDNDLAIKAQHKLDRFLKETDETGDFISTIIPVPTIESLVINTKHDKPLTFLKIKNQTFAEQLTLRDAELFMRVVPHHCLGAIWSRRNKKGRSEVNSVSATIDQFNGVSLRVISTVLQSHDLKPAQRAKIIQKWIDIAQDLREIKNFSSLKAIISGLQAHPVYRLHRVWMVVSKETKAIFDELSDIFSDENNQITSRELLMKEATAKFPDLNTGSNTLRKKKSLQKRQSWIENGIVHGTIPYLGTFLTDLTMVDTAIPDYTDEGLINFDKHRKEFEVLAQIKLLQSAAQVYNLTVDTAFWLWFDSVQVFSDHECWELSHGIEAPSELSAKIRKKSASLGHKPRGDVNFHTGMLCTFSSQEEKISVNSMSDSALSTSTGQQQLSPSSSVSSLLSSDSDIPSSPFRMADMCVIKATLELDNKPTAHIYKSIMLHNTDHTNSVVQKVLEKYDIQCREGEYYLSQVMPDGEWLLPQSANVFYAMNSLADLKFVLRNKEQQDEYEKRKKKGRKNLKLSL; this is encoded by the exons GAAGATGTGAAGGATGCAAACAGGTTCTGGCGAGAAGAAAGGGAAGAGGGGGCTATTTATGACACATACCTGAAGAAGGTCACATATCGTACTATATCTGAG CACGATGAGGAATCTAAGACCTTCTCTCACCTCATGTGGGAGACTCAGAAAGTACGGACAATCAGGGCAGGGACGCTGGAGAAGCTGGTGGAGAGTTTCAGCACTGCCAGTGGCGAAATGGACTCTGCCTATGTAAATGTCTTCTTGGCCACTTATAGGACGTTTGCTTCAGCCAATCAGGTGTTAGCACATCTCATAGACAG GTATAACATAGTCAAGACACAATTTGAGCAGGACGATAAGAATGAAGTTTTGGAGTCACAAGTCAA AACAATCAAGTCAGTGCTGTCTGTTTGGCTGGACACGTACCCAGAAGATTTCCGCACGCCACCAAATTATGAATGCCTTGAGACGCTCCTGAGGTTCGCAGAAGAGAGCGTGCCTGACAACGACCTGGCCATTAAAGCTCAGCACAAACTGGACAGGTTCCTCAAGGAGACTGATGAGACAG gagaTTTCATCAGCACCATCATTCCTGTGCCGACAATAGAGAGTCTTGTCATCAACACAAAGCAtgacaaaccactgacatttcTCAAAATCAAAAACCAAACTTTTGCCGAGCAGCTCACCTTGAGAGATGCG GAGCTTTTTATGCGTGTGGTGCCTCACCACTGCCTGGGTGCTATCTGGTCCCGACGGAATAAGAAAGGTCGTTCAGAGGTGAACAGCGTCTCAGCCACAATCGATCAGTTCAACGGTGTCTCATTACGGGTGATTTCTACAGTCTTACAAAGCCACGATCTCAAACCTGCTCAACGTGCCAAAATCATCCAGAAGTGGATAGATATTGCGCAA GATTTACGGGAAATAAAGAACTTCTCCTCCCTGAAGGCCATAATATCGGGGTTACAAGCTCACCCTGTGTATAGATTGCATCGTGTATGGATGGTTGTGTCCAA agaAACCAAAGCAATATTTGATGAGCTGTCTgatattttttctgatgaaaataatcaaataactTCAAGGGAACTTCTAATGAAG GAAGCCACAGCCAAGTTTCCTGATCTCAATACAGGCTCTAATACTTTGAGGAAGAAGAAAAGTTTACAGAAACGACAGTCCTGGATTGAAAAT GGTATTGTACACGGCACCATCCCATACCTGGGCACTTTTCTCACTGACTTGACAATGGTAGACACAGCCATCCCTGACTACACAGACGAAGGTCTCATTAACTTTGATAAACACCGGAAAGAGTTTGAGGTGTTAGCTCAGATCAAGCTCCTCCAGTCAGCTGCTCAGGTTTATAACCTCACAGTTGACACTGCCTTCTGGTTGTGGTTTGACAGCGTCCAGGTCTTCAGTGATCATGAGTG CTGGGAGTTATCACATGGGATAGAAGCCCCATCAGAGCTTAGTGCTAAGATCAGGAAGAAATCTGCCAG CCTGGGTCACAAACCGCGAGGGGATGTGAATTTCCACACGGGAATGTTGTGTACGTTTTCTAGTCAAGAGGAGAAGATCAGTGTCAATAGTATGTCTGACTCAGCCCTGTCCACATCTACAGGGCAACAG CAGTTGTCACCATCATCCTCAGTCTCATCCCTCCTGTCCAGCGACAGTGATATCCCGTCCTCGCCGTTCAGAATGGCCGACATGTGTGTCATCAAGGCCACGCTGGAGCTGGACAACAAACCTACAGCTCACATCTACAAGAGTATTATG CTTCACAACACAGATCACACAAACAGTGTGGTTCAAAAGGTGCTAGAGAAATATGACATACAGTGTCGTGAAGGGGAATACTATCTATCCCAAGTCATGCCAGACGGGG AATGGCTCCTTCCCCAGTCAGCTaatgtgttttatgccatgaaCAGTTTGGCTGATCTCAAGTTTGTGCTCCGAAACAAGGAACAGCAAGATGAGTATGAGAAGAGAAAGAAGAAAGGGCGAAAAAATCTCAAACTGAGTTTATGA